Proteins encoded by one window of Streptococcus sanguinis:
- a CDS encoding uroporphyrinogen-III synthase yields the protein MVKKIIFTREQAPDSAWLEKIRQAGFETHHVPLIRCQSLPLPEAVQAILSEADWVFFTSAVAVEAFSPYLKADYQIATIGPQTSQALDKLGRACDFQASSHYGLDFIQEWLDLALPTQKILLPQSSLSNPSLAETLKEAGHDVWAWPMYETTSNPAGQDQLQTYLSQENVIWTFASPSAWQSFCAIKPHLASSHQIAVIGQTTAQAVKESGYGVDYQPQSPSVEEMVKEIIKKEEKKHGIL from the coding sequence ATGGTTAAAAAAATAATCTTTACCAGGGAGCAGGCGCCGGACTCTGCCTGGCTAGAAAAGATCAGACAGGCTGGATTTGAGACGCATCATGTTCCTCTCATTCGCTGTCAGTCTCTGCCCTTGCCAGAAGCTGTCCAAGCAATTCTGTCAGAAGCTGACTGGGTCTTTTTTACCAGTGCTGTCGCAGTGGAGGCTTTCAGTCCCTATCTGAAAGCTGACTACCAGATTGCGACCATTGGGCCGCAGACCAGTCAGGCGCTGGACAAACTAGGCAGAGCCTGTGATTTTCAGGCCAGCAGCCACTATGGTCTTGACTTTATTCAGGAGTGGCTGGATTTGGCTCTGCCAACGCAGAAGATCTTGCTGCCCCAGAGCAGCTTGTCCAATCCCAGTCTGGCTGAGACATTAAAAGAAGCAGGTCATGATGTCTGGGCTTGGCCTATGTACGAAACGACCTCAAATCCTGCTGGTCAGGACCAGCTCCAGACCTATCTGTCCCAGGAGAATGTGATTTGGACCTTTGCCAGTCCATCGGCTTGGCAGAGTTTTTGTGCTATTAAGCCCCATCTAGCATCCAGTCATCAGATCGCAGTGATTGGCCAGACAACGGCTCAGGCGGTTAAGGAGTCTGGCTATGGGGTAGACTACCAGCCCCAGAGTCCTTCTGTTGAGGAAATGGTCAAGGAAATAATCAAGAAAGAAGAGAAGAAGCATGGAATTTTATAG
- a CDS encoding energy-coupling factor ABC transporter ATP-binding protein produces the protein MLQVKNISFSYDENPTLHDISMDFEEGRITGILGVNGSGKSTIMKIITRLLQPQKGSVLYDGQPVGDSKKALFQYRQHVNMVFQNPEQQLFYTIVKDDIGMALENLGYEEDEITSRVATALEMMDISHLQDRPLQYLSYGQKKRVAIAGMLALQPKYLLLDEPTAGLDPKGRDQMAATMKKLVQAGTNIIVSSHDMDLMYDCCDYAYLLQKGHLIAEGSKFDFFQQGNLLVEAGLAVPWIVKLHQTIQTPLAENEAAFFEQLGGNVKWSNH, from the coding sequence ATGTTACAAGTAAAGAATATTTCTTTTTCGTATGACGAAAATCCAACGCTGCACGATATTTCTATGGACTTCGAAGAGGGCCGGATTACTGGCATTCTGGGAGTCAACGGTTCAGGTAAGTCTACCATCATGAAAATCATCACCCGACTGCTCCAACCGCAGAAGGGCAGTGTTTTATATGATGGTCAGCCTGTAGGCGACTCTAAGAAGGCCTTGTTCCAGTATCGGCAGCATGTCAATATGGTCTTTCAGAATCCAGAGCAGCAGCTCTTTTATACCATTGTGAAGGACGATATTGGCATGGCCTTGGAAAACTTAGGCTATGAAGAAGACGAGATAACCAGCAGAGTGGCGACGGCTTTAGAGATGATGGACATTTCTCATCTGCAGGACAGACCGCTGCAGTATCTGAGCTATGGCCAGAAAAAGCGGGTGGCTATTGCTGGCATGCTGGCCCTGCAGCCCAAGTATCTGCTGCTTGATGAGCCTACGGCAGGATTGGATCCCAAAGGGCGGGACCAGATGGCAGCGACCATGAAAAAGCTGGTTCAGGCTGGGACAAACATCATCGTATCCAGCCATGACATGGATCTGATGTATGACTGCTGTGACTATGCCTACCTGCTGCAGAAGGGGCATTTGATTGCGGAGGGCAGCAAGTTTGATTTCTTCCAGCAGGGAAATCTGCTAGTAGAGGCAGGCTTGGCTGTGCCTTGGATTGTCAAGCTTCATCAGACTATCCAGACGCCACTGGCAGAAAATGAAGCTGCTTTCTTTGAGCAGCTAGGAGGAAATGTAAAATGGTCAAATCATTGA
- the hemL gene encoding glutamate-1-semialdehyde 2,1-aminomutase — protein MKREHSNQYFTEAQKLFPGGVNSPVRAFKAVGGHPLFIEKASGAYLHDVDGNRYIDYVLSWGPMILGHAPKDVLPAVEEAIWEGTSFGAPSPREIALGQLVQERLPFMERMRMVNSGTEATMSAIRVARGVTKRSKIVKFIGCYHGHSDSFLVQAGSGLASFGIADSAGVIAQVAGETLALPYNDTDALKACFEKHGDDIACVILEAVAGNMGLIPADADFISTIRSLTQEYGSLFIVDEVMSGFRAHYQGAVGLYQTEPDLVCLGKVIGGGFPVAAFGGKAIYMDQVAPLGSIYQAGTLSGNPVAMTAGYETLKQLTPELFAEIEEKTSYLCDGLRSLADKYSIDLQVVSKGTMFGFFFSQKPVRNFEDSKAADHAQFARLHGLLLEEGIYLAPSQYETNFMSSAHTRVDLDQTLAAFEQAFQVMKEEANG, from the coding sequence TTGAAGAGAGAACATTCCAACCAATATTTCACAGAGGCTCAAAAGCTCTTTCCAGGCGGGGTTAATAGTCCTGTCAGGGCTTTTAAGGCTGTGGGCGGCCATCCGCTTTTTATCGAAAAAGCCAGCGGAGCCTATCTGCATGATGTCGATGGCAACCGCTATATTGACTACGTCCTGTCTTGGGGGCCTATGATTTTGGGGCATGCTCCTAAGGATGTGTTACCAGCAGTTGAGGAAGCTATTTGGGAGGGGACCAGCTTTGGTGCTCCGAGTCCCAGAGAGATTGCCCTTGGCCAGCTGGTGCAGGAGCGTCTGCCTTTCATGGAAAGAATGCGGATGGTCAATTCGGGAACGGAAGCGACCATGAGCGCCATTCGGGTAGCGCGTGGAGTGACCAAGCGCTCTAAAATTGTCAAATTTATCGGCTGCTATCATGGCCACAGCGATTCCTTTTTGGTTCAGGCTGGTTCAGGCTTGGCCAGCTTTGGGATTGCTGATTCTGCCGGAGTCATTGCTCAGGTAGCTGGGGAAACTCTGGCTTTGCCTTACAATGATACAGATGCTCTCAAGGCTTGCTTTGAAAAGCATGGAGATGACATCGCCTGTGTCATTTTAGAAGCAGTTGCTGGCAATATGGGCTTGATTCCAGCGGATGCGGACTTTATCAGTACTATTCGCTCCCTCACTCAGGAATACGGCTCTCTCTTTATCGTGGACGAGGTCATGAGTGGTTTCCGAGCTCATTATCAGGGGGCAGTTGGCCTCTATCAGACAGAGCCGGATCTGGTCTGCTTGGGCAAGGTTATCGGTGGCGGCTTCCCAGTCGCAGCCTTTGGCGGCAAGGCCATCTATATGGATCAGGTAGCGCCTCTAGGCAGCATCTATCAGGCCGGCACTTTGTCGGGCAATCCAGTCGCCATGACGGCCGGTTACGAAACGCTGAAACAGCTGACACCGGAGCTCTTTGCTGAGATTGAAGAGAAAACAAGCTACCTCTGTGATGGCTTACGAAGTCTAGCAGACAAGTACAGTATTGATTTGCAAGTCGTATCCAAAGGGACTATGTTTGGTTTCTTCTTCAGCCAGAAGCCAGTCCGCAATTTTGAGGATTCTAAGGCGGCTGACCATGCTCAGTTTGCAAGACTGCACGGTCTCTTGCTGGAAGAGGGCATCTATCTGGCGCCATCTCAGTATGAAACCAACTTTATGTCCAGTGCCCATACTAGAGTGGACCTAGACCAGACCTTGGCGGCCTTTGAGCAGGCATTTCAAGTAATGAAAGAAGAAGCAAATGGCTAA
- a CDS encoding CbiQ family ECF transporter T component — protein MFAIDKYAYQNRLKNLPVAYKFVIYLLLLAVSFSGVRILQLGLIVLMAPLTCYVARLPWLRYLKWYLHASIFILISLLTFVLTYQNSQEQLLLALPLGQGYLGISQSSVQQTIFILLRIYSSLVSTYFFVLTVPFAQMLRLFKAMHVPRVLLDLIVLMYRFIFLVFYEFVTIRDTLDLKFSFYNKRKQHQAWGRLANTLFVKLLDDNQHLNEVLTLRFDAEHSE, from the coding sequence TTGTTTGCGATTGATAAATACGCCTATCAAAATCGGCTGAAAAATCTACCGGTTGCTTATAAATTTGTCATCTATCTGCTCTTGTTAGCTGTCAGCTTTTCTGGTGTCAGGATTCTGCAGCTAGGACTTATCGTCTTGATGGCGCCTCTGACTTGCTATGTGGCTCGGCTTCCGTGGCTGCGCTATCTGAAGTGGTATCTGCATGCCAGTATCTTTATCCTGATTAGTCTCTTGACCTTTGTCTTGACCTATCAGAACAGTCAGGAGCAGCTCTTGCTGGCCTTGCCTTTGGGTCAGGGCTATCTGGGCATCAGCCAATCCTCTGTCCAGCAGACCATTTTTATCCTCTTGCGCATCTATTCATCCTTGGTTTCGACTTATTTCTTTGTCCTGACGGTGCCTTTTGCTCAGATGCTGCGGCTGTTTAAAGCTATGCATGTTCCACGGGTACTGCTAGACTTGATTGTCCTCATGTATCGCTTCATTTTCCTGGTCTTCTATGAGTTTGTGACCATTCGGGATACCTTGGACTTGAAATTCTCCTTTTACAATAAAAGGAAGCAACACCAAGCTTGGGGCAGATTAGCCAATACTCTTTTTGTTAAATTGCTAGATGATAATCAGCATTTAAATGAAGTACTGACGCTAAGATTTGATGCAGAGCACAGTGAATAA
- the hemC gene encoding hydroxymethylbilane synthase, which translates to MKVIKVGTRKSKLAMTQTQQLVDQLKAIHPERDFVLVPYTTKGDRLTHVSLQEIGGKGVFVKEIERALLAGEIDMAVHSLKDMPAKLAEGCALGAISQREDVRDCLIFRQAGQTLANLPEGALIGTSSIRRQVQLQAQRPDLTFKPLRGNIDTRIKKLEEGEYDAIVLAMAGLKRLGWLDQSRLHIQTLETSLCLPAISQGALAVECREEDEELRSLLAAVQDEKTAAEVAVERAVLAQMNADCTFPIAAFAQKNGQGYQLEAMLAKEDGQCIFVSLQGQDGQELAEQAVRQLADKGAVGMPWLKK; encoded by the coding sequence ATGAAGGTCATTAAGGTAGGAACCCGCAAGAGTAAGCTGGCTATGACCCAGACCCAGCAGTTAGTGGACCAGCTCAAGGCGATCCATCCAGAGCGGGATTTTGTCCTCGTTCCCTATACCACAAAAGGAGATCGCTTGACCCATGTCAGCCTCCAGGAAATTGGCGGCAAGGGAGTCTTTGTCAAGGAAATCGAACGAGCCCTCTTAGCTGGTGAGATTGATATGGCGGTCCACAGTCTCAAGGACATGCCGGCTAAGCTAGCTGAGGGCTGTGCGCTCGGTGCGATTAGTCAGCGAGAAGATGTTCGAGATTGCTTGATTTTCCGTCAAGCTGGCCAGACGCTGGCTAATCTTCCTGAGGGCGCTCTTATAGGAACCAGCAGCATTCGCCGGCAGGTTCAGCTGCAGGCTCAGAGGCCGGATTTGACTTTCAAGCCACTTCGGGGCAACATTGATACACGCATCAAGAAGCTGGAAGAGGGTGAATACGATGCGATTGTCTTGGCTATGGCCGGTCTTAAACGCTTGGGCTGGCTGGACCAAAGCCGACTTCACATTCAGACTTTAGAGACCAGTCTTTGTCTGCCGGCTATTTCTCAGGGCGCTTTGGCGGTGGAATGCCGGGAAGAGGATGAGGAGCTGCGGAGTCTATTAGCGGCTGTTCAGGATGAGAAGACAGCCGCTGAAGTGGCAGTTGAGCGAGCAGTTTTGGCTCAGATGAATGCAGACTGTACCTTCCCTATCGCTGCTTTTGCCCAGAAAAACGGTCAGGGCTATCAGCTAGAGGCCATGCTGGCTAAGGAGGACGGCCAATGCATCTTTGTCAGCCTTCAAGGGCAGGATGGTCAGGAATTAGCTGAGCAGGCTGTACGCCAGTTAGCCGATAAGGGAGCAGTAGGAATGCCATGGTTAAAAAAATAA
- a CDS encoding precorrin-2 dehydrogenase/sirohydrochlorin ferrochelatase family protein, with protein sequence MYPVMINIREKKVVVVGGGKVAARKIKTLLAEQAAVTVVSPTLHADIPQAEIQWLARPYQTGDLEGAKLVFACTDQAEVNRQIMEDAAPSQLVNNTGDKTFSDFYNVAIARKKDVSVMISTNGLSPSRSKEIRKKIEAILDQL encoded by the coding sequence ATGTATCCAGTCATGATTAATATCAGAGAGAAGAAAGTCGTGGTAGTGGGAGGCGGCAAGGTCGCAGCGCGGAAGATTAAGACCCTGCTGGCTGAGCAGGCTGCTGTGACAGTGGTCAGTCCGACTCTGCATGCTGACATTCCTCAGGCGGAGATCCAATGGCTAGCTAGACCCTACCAGACAGGCGATTTGGAAGGCGCAAAGCTAGTCTTTGCCTGTACAGATCAGGCGGAAGTCAACCGTCAGATTATGGAGGATGCGGCACCCAGTCAGCTGGTAAACAATACGGGCGACAAGACCTTTTCTGACTTCTACAATGTAGCCATTGCGAGAAAGAAGGACGTATCTGTCATGATCTCGACCAACGGCCTCTCGCCCAGCCGTTCCAAGGAGATTCGCAAGAAGATAGAAGCAATTTTAGACCAACTTTAA
- a CDS encoding cobyric acid synthase, producing the protein MVKSLMVQGTASDAGKSIIAAGLCRIFKQDGLEVVPFKSQNMALNSFITKKGDEMGRAQVVQAEAAGKEPDVRMNPVLLKPTSDRKSQVVFLGRVLRDMDAVEYHEYKQQLLPKIKEVYDELGAENDIIVIEGAGSPAEINLNDRDIVNMGMAKLVDAPVILVADIDKGGVFASIYGTIELMPPEDRKRIKGVIINKFRGDVALLQSGIDMIEELTQVPVIGVVPYAQLDIDSEDSVALVQKSRRFDSRKSLDIAVVSLKRLSNFTDFHSLEIQPDVSVRYVQPGDAIGRPDLLILPGSKNTIEDMNYLRESGLEAEILECLEQGVRIFGICGGYQLLGQKISDPLHLESDLEEISGLGILETETVLQPVKRTTQVRALHEGQELEGYEIHMGETQLADSLDPFSIIKEQNGEATERPDGAVAYGGQVQGTYLHGVFDNLEWTRQYLNELRLAKGLEPLEDQLVSIKDFKDREYDKLADVLRQSLDMEQIYQIINREEK; encoded by the coding sequence ATGGTCAAATCATTGATGGTACAGGGAACTGCCTCTGATGCTGGGAAGAGCATTATAGCGGCGGGTCTCTGCCGGATTTTCAAGCAGGATGGCCTAGAAGTGGTGCCTTTTAAGTCGCAAAATATGGCGCTTAATTCCTTTATCACCAAAAAAGGGGATGAAATGGGCCGGGCTCAGGTCGTTCAGGCTGAGGCAGCTGGCAAAGAGCCGGATGTCCGCATGAATCCAGTCCTGCTCAAACCCACCTCTGACCGCAAGTCTCAGGTTGTTTTTTTAGGCCGTGTACTGCGGGATATGGATGCTGTCGAATACCATGAATACAAGCAGCAGCTCCTGCCTAAGATTAAGGAAGTCTATGATGAGCTAGGTGCTGAGAATGATATCATCGTCATTGAGGGCGCTGGCAGTCCAGCTGAAATCAATCTCAATGACCGAGACATTGTCAATATGGGCATGGCCAAGCTGGTTGATGCGCCAGTGATTTTAGTGGCGGATATTGATAAGGGAGGCGTCTTTGCCTCTATCTACGGAACGATTGAGCTCATGCCGCCTGAGGACCGCAAGCGGATCAAGGGTGTTATTATCAATAAATTCCGTGGCGATGTGGCCCTGCTGCAATCCGGCATTGATATGATTGAGGAGCTGACCCAGGTGCCGGTTATCGGAGTCGTGCCTTATGCCCAGCTGGATATTGACAGCGAAGACAGTGTGGCATTGGTGCAGAAGAGCCGGCGCTTTGATAGCAGAAAGAGTCTGGATATCGCAGTTGTCAGCCTCAAGCGTCTGTCCAACTTTACGGATTTTCATAGTCTAGAAATCCAACCAGATGTTTCTGTCCGCTATGTCCAGCCTGGGGATGCAATCGGTCGGCCAGATCTCTTGATTCTGCCGGGCAGTAAAAACACCATCGAAGACATGAACTATCTGAGAGAGTCTGGTCTTGAAGCCGAGATTCTCGAGTGTCTGGAGCAGGGCGTGCGAATCTTTGGAATCTGCGGCGGCTATCAGCTGCTGGGGCAGAAGATTAGCGACCCGCTGCACCTTGAGTCTGACTTAGAGGAGATTAGCGGGCTGGGTATTTTAGAGACAGAGACGGTGCTTCAGCCGGTCAAACGGACGACACAGGTCAGAGCCCTGCATGAGGGGCAAGAGCTAGAGGGCTACGAGATTCACATGGGAGAAACCCAGCTTGCGGATAGTCTGGATCCATTTTCCATCATCAAGGAGCAAAATGGTGAGGCAACCGAGCGTCCAGATGGAGCTGTGGCTTATGGCGGGCAGGTGCAAGGGACCTACCTTCATGGAGTCTTTGACAATCTAGAATGGACTCGTCAGTACCTGAATGAACTTCGGCTGGCTAAGGGCTTAGAGCCGCTAGAGGACCAGCTTGTCAGTATCAAAGACTTTAAAGATAGAGAGTATGATAAGTTGGCAGACGTCCTGCGCCAGTCTTTGGATATGGAGCAGATTTATCAAATCATCAACAGAGAAGAAAAATGA
- the hemB gene encoding porphobilinogen synthase, with amino-acid sequence MEFYRHRRLRRSSGLRQLVRETKLSVDDFIQPLFVKEGLTEKQEVASMPGVYQFSLEDLLPEVQECVDLGIRAFIVFGIPSEKDEIGSQASAENGIVQEAIRLIKKHFPETVVIADTCLCEFTSHGHCGILRGEEVDNDLSLTRLTEVAVSQARAGADVIAPSNAMDGFVVAIRQGLDAAGFEDIPIMSYAIKFASSFYGPFRDAGESAPAFGDRKTYQMDPANRLEALREAKSDEEQGADFLMVKPALAFLDILRELRQETRLPLVTYNVSGEYAMVKAAAQQGWINEKAIVMETLTSMKRAGADLIITYFAKDAAGYLKEG; translated from the coding sequence ATGGAATTTTATAGACATCGCAGGCTAAGAAGAAGTAGCGGTCTGCGGCAGCTGGTTCGAGAAACCAAACTGTCTGTGGATGATTTTATCCAACCCTTGTTTGTCAAGGAAGGCTTGACTGAAAAGCAAGAAGTAGCCTCCATGCCGGGAGTTTATCAGTTCTCCCTCGAGGATTTGCTGCCAGAAGTTCAGGAATGTGTAGACTTGGGCATTCGGGCTTTTATCGTCTTTGGCATTCCGTCAGAAAAGGACGAAATAGGCAGTCAGGCTTCAGCTGAAAATGGCATTGTCCAAGAAGCTATCCGTCTAATCAAGAAGCATTTTCCTGAGACGGTCGTCATTGCAGACACCTGTCTCTGTGAGTTTACCAGTCATGGCCATTGCGGTATTTTGCGAGGGGAGGAAGTGGACAATGATCTGTCTCTGACTAGACTGACAGAAGTTGCTGTCAGCCAAGCCAGGGCTGGAGCAGATGTCATTGCGCCTTCCAATGCCATGGACGGTTTTGTGGTGGCTATCCGTCAGGGGCTTGATGCGGCGGGCTTTGAAGACATTCCCATCATGTCCTATGCGATTAAGTTTGCCTCTAGCTTTTATGGACCTTTCCGAGATGCAGGTGAGAGTGCTCCGGCCTTTGGCGACCGCAAGACCTATCAGATGGATCCGGCCAATCGCTTGGAAGCTCTTAGAGAAGCTAAGAGTGATGAGGAGCAGGGAGCAGACTTTCTTATGGTTAAGCCGGCTCTGGCCTTTCTGGATATCCTCAGAGAGCTACGCCAGGAAACCCGGCTGCCTCTGGTGACCTATAATGTCAGTGGAGAATACGCCATGGTCAAGGCAGCAGCTCAGCAGGGCTGGATCAATGAAAAAGCCATTGTCATGGAAACCTTGACCAGTATGAAGCGGGCTGGTGCAGACTTGATTATCACTTATTTTGCCAAAGATGCGGCCGGTTATCTGAAAGAAGGATAG
- the hemA gene encoding glutamyl-tRNA reductase — MHLLYVGLTHRETPLTILERAHFSDQEGLKALKLLKREKSILENIILSTCNRTELYLVVDQLHTGRYYSKHFLADWFQIPVKELEEYLVFREGDEALRHLLRVSIGLESKIVGESQVLGQLKQAFLTAQDAGTTGIVLNQAFKQALTFAKRMHDTYRINDRPISIGLTAIQELDRLGLDYSTKKVAVIGMGEIGQLVTKYALQRPFESVMLLNRTVSKAQAFLTEDRVSAHGWDELEAVLADADVVFSAVKTEEYIIFPSMVKADTIVFDLCLPRSCHPSSSLKLYNIENLTNQLEQYKAERQEIAGRIALEIDEELVKFADWRQQLGIIPLIQEIRDKALEAQASAMESLNRKFPDLTEREQKQISKHMKSIINQVLKEPILQLKELSVGEHSDYDIALIAKIFGLHRERGKDEGH; from the coding sequence ATGCACCTATTATATGTGGGTTTGACCCATCGGGAAACACCGCTGACAATTTTGGAAAGAGCGCATTTTTCAGATCAGGAGGGGCTTAAAGCTCTGAAGCTCCTGAAAAGAGAAAAAAGTATCTTGGAAAATATCATCCTGTCCACCTGCAATCGGACCGAGCTCTATCTGGTGGTGGACCAGCTGCATACTGGCCGCTACTATTCTAAACATTTTTTGGCTGACTGGTTTCAGATTCCTGTCAAGGAGCTGGAAGAGTATTTAGTCTTTCGTGAGGGGGATGAGGCCTTGCGGCATCTGCTGCGGGTCTCTATCGGATTGGAATCCAAGATTGTCGGTGAAAGTCAGGTCTTGGGCCAGCTCAAGCAGGCTTTCCTGACAGCGCAAGATGCTGGTACGACTGGAATTGTCCTCAATCAGGCTTTCAAGCAGGCGCTGACCTTTGCCAAGCGCATGCATGATACTTATCGAATCAATGACCGGCCTATTTCTATCGGCCTGACCGCCATCCAAGAATTGGATCGACTGGGGCTGGATTACAGTACTAAAAAGGTAGCTGTGATCGGTATGGGAGAGATTGGTCAGCTGGTGACCAAGTATGCTCTGCAGCGGCCATTCGAATCCGTCATGCTGCTCAACCGGACGGTCAGCAAGGCCCAAGCATTTCTGACAGAGGACAGGGTATCTGCCCATGGCTGGGATGAATTGGAAGCGGTGCTGGCGGATGCGGATGTGGTTTTTTCGGCAGTTAAAACGGAAGAATACATTATCTTTCCCTCTATGGTTAAGGCGGATACAATCGTGTTTGACCTCTGTCTGCCGCGTTCCTGCCATCCGAGCTCGTCTCTGAAGCTCTATAATATCGAAAATCTAACCAATCAACTGGAGCAATACAAAGCGGAGCGGCAGGAGATTGCCGGTCGGATTGCTTTGGAGATTGATGAGGAGCTGGTCAAGTTTGCTGACTGGCGTCAGCAACTGGGCATTATTCCTCTGATTCAGGAAATCAGGGATAAGGCTTTGGAAGCTCAAGCTTCGGCCATGGAAAGCCTTAATCGTAAGTTTCCGGATTTGACCGAGCGGGAGCAGAAGCAGATTTCCAAGCACATGAAGAGTATTATCAACCAAGTCTTGAAGGAGCCAATCTTGCAGCTCAAAGAGCTGTCAGTCGGAGAGCATTCAGACTATGACATTGCCTTGATTGCCAAGATATTTGGCTTGCACAGAGAAAGGGGAAAAGATGAAGGTCATTAA
- a CDS encoding cob(I)yrinic acid a,c-diamide adenosyltransferase, translating into MRIYTKYGDKGFTRLYGGDRVSKTHIRVEAYGTMDELCSHLGYVVSEMRDYPILDDLRLECEEIQQHLFDCGSDLATPRELRPYKQEPANVSWLEERMDEYMHIPPKIDRFIIPGGHRIASLLHVARTMTRRLERRMVAVIEADEAVNEIGLIYINRLSDYFFVLARLVNDRLEEPDTIYKRSAKIFREKK; encoded by the coding sequence ATGAGAATTTATACGAAATACGGTGACAAGGGCTTTACTCGGCTCTACGGTGGGGACCGAGTATCCAAGACCCATATTCGGGTCGAAGCTTATGGAACGATGGATGAGCTATGCTCTCATCTAGGCTATGTCGTATCTGAGATGCGTGACTATCCCATCTTGGATGACCTGCGTCTGGAATGCGAGGAAATCCAGCAGCATCTCTTTGACTGTGGCAGCGACTTGGCGACACCGAGGGAATTACGCCCCTACAAGCAAGAGCCAGCCAATGTCAGCTGGCTGGAGGAGCGGATGGATGAGTATATGCATATTCCTCCGAAAATCGACCGCTTTATCATTCCGGGCGGCCATCGGATTGCGAGTCTTCTGCATGTGGCCCGCACCATGACCAGACGCTTGGAGCGCCGGATGGTGGCTGTTATAGAGGCAGATGAAGCGGTCAATGAGATAGGCTTGATCTACATCAACCGCCTGTCAGATTACTTTTTTGTGCTGGCTCGATTGGTCAATGACCGTTTAGAGGAGCCAGATACAATCTACAAACGCAGCGCAAAAATCTTTCGGGAAAAGAAATAG
- a CDS encoding energy-coupling factor ABC transporter substrate-binding protein, with protein sequence MKKYKNIILILAAVAVTLAAFIFAPKGVEYSGTDDAAEKTISSIQKDYEPWFSPIFEPAGPEVESLLFTLQGSIGAGIIFYVIGYHKGKKQGQQKENSEHK encoded by the coding sequence ATGAAAAAATACAAGAATATCATCTTAATCTTGGCTGCAGTAGCAGTCACTCTAGCTGCCTTTATCTTTGCACCTAAGGGTGTGGAATACAGTGGAACAGATGACGCTGCTGAAAAAACCATTAGCTCTATCCAAAAGGACTATGAGCCTTGGTTTTCACCAATTTTTGAGCCAGCAGGTCCGGAAGTAGAAAGTCTGCTCTTCACCCTGCAAGGCAGTATCGGAGCGGGTATCATCTTCTATGTTATTGGCTACCACAAAGGGAAAAAGCAAGGCCAACAAAAGGAAAACTCTGAACATAAATAA